In the genome of Flexistipes sinusarabici DSM 4947, one region contains:
- a CDS encoding nucleotidyltransferase domain-containing protein yields MRKDIDIEKLKEEIVERLKPLNPDKIILFGSHASGNPDEDSDIDLYIVTNDDFIPKNYNEKMEVYLKIANYLQDFLQEYPTDLITHTRKMHEQFKVVNSSFSREILQKGQLLYEREHSKRLA; encoded by the coding sequence ATGAGAAAAGATATTGATATTGAAAAATTAAAAGAAGAAATCGTAGAGCGCTTGAAACCACTGAATCCTGACAAAATTATACTGTTTGGTAGTCACGCCTCAGGCAATCCTGATGAAGACAGTGACATAGATCTTTACATTGTCACAAATGATGATTTTATACCTAAAAATTATAATGAAAAAATGGAAGTATATTTAAAAATCGCAAATTATCTCCAGGATTTTCTTCAAGAATATCCTACAGATTTAATTACTCATACAAGAAAAATGCATGAACAATTTAAGGTTGTGAACAGCTCATTTTCAAGGGAAATTTTACAAAAAGGGCAATTACTGTATGAAAGAGAACATAGTAAAAGACTGGCTTAG
- the galE gene encoding UDP-glucose 4-epimerase GalE, with the protein MKILVTGGAGYIGSHVVKQLLEFTKHEIIILDNLSTGRESTLETLKSIRDFTFIKLDLKEFHEVEKILQINDIETIIHFAASIIVPESVENPAKYYMNNTVNTTNLIKCASENGVKNFIFSSTAAVYGEPKPEIQNSKFKINESYATKPINPYGWSKLMSERVLQDTAKAGGKMKYVILRYFNVAGADIHYKQYTINQNQSTVLKPRIGQSTPNATHLIKIASECAAGKRDKMYIFGDDYLTEDGTCIRDYIHVDDLADAHIRAIAYLQKNPSDIFNCGYGRGYSVKEVIDVMKNVTGIEFEVEVSGRREGDPAVLVSDNKKIKSSMNWQPKYDNLEIICKSAYEWEKTAK; encoded by the coding sequence ATGAAAATTCTTGTAACGGGAGGAGCGGGTTATATCGGCAGCCATGTTGTGAAACAACTATTGGAATTTACCAAGCATGAAATAATTATATTGGACAATTTAAGCACAGGCAGAGAAAGTACCCTGGAAACCCTCAAATCAATAAGGGATTTTACATTCATTAAGCTTGATTTGAAAGAATTTCACGAGGTTGAAAAAATACTCCAAATAAACGATATCGAAACAATAATACACTTTGCAGCGTCTATTATAGTTCCCGAATCTGTGGAGAATCCAGCAAAGTATTACATGAATAATACTGTCAATACCACTAATCTGATAAAATGTGCCTCTGAAAACGGTGTAAAGAATTTTATATTCAGCTCGACGGCAGCTGTGTACGGTGAACCCAAACCTGAAATTCAAAATTCAAAATTCAAAATTAATGAATCTTACGCAACTAAACCTATAAATCCATACGGCTGGTCGAAACTAATGAGTGAAAGAGTGCTGCAGGATACGGCAAAAGCAGGCGGAAAGATGAAATATGTGATTCTAAGATATTTTAATGTAGCCGGAGCTGATATCCACTACAAACAATACACTATTAACCAAAACCAATCAACTGTACTAAAGCCACGAATTGGTCAAAGCACTCCCAATGCAACACACCTGATAAAAATAGCATCCGAATGTGCTGCTGGCAAAAGGGATAAAATGTATATTTTTGGTGATGATTATCTGACTGAAGACGGAACGTGTATAAGGGATTATATCCATGTGGATGACCTGGCTGACGCTCATATCAGGGCAATCGCATATCTGCAGAAGAATCCCAGCGATATTTTCAACTGCGGCTACGGCAGAGGATACAGTGTAAAGGAAGTAATAGATGTGATGAAAAATGTGACGGGAATAGAGTTTGAAGTGGAAGTATCTGGCAGAAGAGAAGGTGATCCGGCTGTTCTTGTTTCCGATAATAAAAAAATTAAAAGTTCGATGAACTGGCAGCCCAAATATGATAACCTTGAAATCATCTGCAAAAGTGCGTATGAATGGGAAAAGACTGCAAAGTAA
- a CDS encoding IS1634 family transposase — MFIRSYITNNKKTGKKYTAYKLVESYRTPKGPRQRIVMDMGDLSHIPPMQLKELANRIEQLLDGYEEPVFKPDEETEELAHTYAKKAKLNMITASSKQPESKENSYEPEYEQVDVSSIEVSEPRSIGGEYICNESFKELGIGDMLKSLGFTESEIDISRALIIGRMLNPGSELNTYEWLKEKSGLFELLGINYHRKSLRQFYRVSEKLFKYSEEIEKKLFEYEQQLFNFENKILLYDLTNTHFEGIQKNNKKAKRGKSKQKRSDCPLVTLGVVLNEEGFPICSKIYEGNQSETKTLIDIVTDLSSQVNLQVKPTVVIDAGIASEENLGYIKDSGYNYIAVSRKKDTALDYSDGEDIRIKNDSYSVKGKLNIVDGESFLCVSSEMREIKEGGIKDRFRQRFEEGLENIRSSLFKKNGVKRYEKVLERIGRLKSKCSKVSGYYDIDVVKKEDSGNAADIRWRVDEEKLSGTLDGHYVIRTNFTDLSEQEIWDIYVMLNDVESTFRTLKSELGLRPVYHSKESAVEGHLFISVLAYHLVHNLRRKLKSEGIHYSWRTVRKKLSNHMRMTVSMNTEENARIMQRVTSKTEEHQKSIYKALGYSSKILRNKKVCSE; from the coding sequence ATGTTTATAAGATCATACATAACCAATAATAAAAAGACCGGAAAAAAGTATACTGCCTATAAGCTGGTGGAATCATACCGTACTCCCAAGGGTCCCAGACAACGTATTGTTATGGACATGGGAGATCTGTCTCATATTCCTCCCATGCAGTTAAAAGAACTTGCAAACCGTATAGAGCAATTGCTTGACGGTTATGAGGAACCTGTATTCAAGCCTGATGAGGAGACGGAAGAGCTTGCCCATACTTATGCAAAGAAAGCAAAATTGAATATGATCACAGCGTCTTCAAAGCAACCTGAATCAAAGGAGAATTCTTATGAGCCGGAATACGAGCAAGTGGATGTATCCAGTATAGAAGTATCAGAGCCCCGGAGCATAGGCGGAGAGTATATATGCAATGAATCATTTAAAGAGCTTGGTATAGGAGATATGCTGAAATCTCTTGGTTTCACGGAATCCGAGATAGATATATCCAGGGCTTTAATAATAGGTCGGATGCTTAATCCGGGCAGTGAACTTAATACGTATGAATGGTTAAAGGAGAAGTCGGGTTTATTTGAATTACTTGGAATAAATTATCACAGGAAATCGCTGAGGCAGTTTTACCGTGTATCGGAAAAGCTTTTTAAGTATTCAGAAGAGATAGAGAAAAAACTTTTTGAGTATGAACAGCAGTTGTTTAACTTTGAAAATAAGATTTTGCTTTATGATCTTACGAACACACATTTTGAAGGTATCCAGAAAAATAACAAAAAGGCTAAGCGTGGTAAATCAAAGCAGAAGCGTTCAGATTGCCCCCTTGTGACACTGGGAGTAGTGTTGAATGAGGAAGGTTTTCCGATATGCAGCAAGATATATGAGGGCAATCAATCAGAAACGAAGACGTTAATTGATATAGTAACGGATTTATCATCACAGGTTAATTTACAGGTAAAGCCTACAGTAGTAATAGATGCCGGAATAGCTTCGGAGGAGAATTTAGGGTATATAAAGGATTCCGGGTATAATTATATTGCAGTCTCCAGGAAGAAGGATACAGCCCTTGATTATTCAGACGGAGAGGATATCAGGATAAAGAATGATTCTTATAGTGTGAAAGGCAAATTGAATATTGTAGATGGTGAGAGTTTTTTATGTGTAAGCAGTGAGATGCGGGAGATTAAAGAGGGTGGTATTAAAGACAGGTTTAGGCAGAGATTTGAAGAAGGTCTTGAGAATATACGGTCTTCATTATTCAAGAAGAATGGTGTTAAGCGTTATGAGAAGGTTCTTGAGCGTATTGGCAGACTTAAGAGTAAATGCAGCAAGGTATCGGGATATTATGATATAGACGTTGTGAAAAAAGAAGATTCTGGCAATGCAGCAGATATACGCTGGAGAGTTGATGAGGAGAAACTTTCCGGTACACTTGACGGCCACTATGTAATCCGGACAAATTTCACTGACTTAAGTGAGCAGGAGATATGGGATATATATGTAATGCTTAATGATGTGGAATCCACATTCAGGACATTGAAGAGTGAATTGGGTTTAAGGCCTGTATATCACAGCAAGGAATCAGCTGTGGAGGGTCATCTTTTTATAAGTGTTTTGGCGTATCATTTGGTTCATAATCTTAGGAGGAAGTTGAAATCAGAGGGTATACATTACAGTTGGCGTACAGTTCGTAAAAAACTTTCTAATCATATGCGGATGACGGTTTCGATGAATACGGAGGAAAATGCAAGGATAATGCAGAGGGTGACTTCTAAGACTGAAGAACACCAAAAGTCAATTTATAAGGCCTTGGGGTATTCAAGCAAAATTTTACGAAATAAAAAAGTCTGTAGTGAATAA
- a CDS encoding AMP-dependent synthetase/ligase, translated as MYELRFKSIPEMLRENAKVYDKKIAITYKKAGQYISLSYSHFYERVLMCARGLLKLGIGKGEKVAILSENRAGWVIADLGILSVGAITVPVYATNTADQTAYVINHSGAKIVFVSNKIQYDKLLSVREKIPHVETVISFERFLGDKILPVYTLFQLSEISMPITEKEKTEIESGIDEVDKDDILTIIYTSGTTGVPKGVMLTHENIVYDAQYGIEKVKSLTNEETLLSFLPLSHALERTVGYYITLMNGCELAFAESIEKVPENMTEIRPTVMISVPRLFEKIYSRIFDNIHQMSVIKSKLVHRALDVGKEYVRRKYITKDLPESLKVKYRFYDKLVFRKIRQRFGGRMKFFVSGGAPLDKTINEFFWVIGIPILEGYGLTETSPAISINTLDDVKFGSVGTAFEYTEFKVAQDGELMVKSPAVMKGYFRDDEKTKEMFTEEGWLKTGDVAEIDEDGFIFIKDRKKEIIVTAGGKNIAPQPIENEMKLDKYISQVYVHGDNKPYLTALIVPNFERLFEFARENKLKFFDVGDLVKNEKVTELFRSRIEEINSNLPKYETIKKFSIVPRDFSVAGGELTPTLKLKRRIIYDKYREMIESMYLENGYQPDGYNNEKTEDKQ; from the coding sequence ATGTATGAATTGAGATTTAAGTCTATTCCTGAAATGTTGAGAGAAAATGCGAAGGTCTATGACAAAAAGATTGCCATTACGTATAAAAAGGCAGGACAGTATATCAGTCTAAGCTATTCCCATTTCTACGAACGTGTACTGATGTGCGCAAGAGGGCTGTTGAAGCTGGGGATCGGCAAAGGAGAAAAAGTAGCAATCCTGTCAGAAAATCGTGCGGGATGGGTTATTGCTGATTTGGGTATTCTGTCTGTGGGAGCTATTACCGTGCCTGTTTATGCAACCAACACAGCTGATCAGACGGCATATGTAATTAATCACAGCGGAGCTAAAATAGTGTTTGTATCTAACAAAATACAATATGATAAGTTGCTCTCCGTCAGAGAAAAAATTCCCCATGTGGAAACGGTGATTTCTTTTGAGCGTTTTCTCGGTGATAAGATTTTGCCTGTTTATACACTGTTTCAGCTTTCGGAAATATCAATGCCTATTACGGAAAAAGAAAAGACGGAAATAGAATCTGGAATAGATGAAGTGGATAAGGACGACATACTTACCATTATATATACATCAGGTACCACCGGTGTTCCAAAAGGAGTAATGCTAACTCATGAAAATATTGTTTACGATGCCCAATATGGTATTGAAAAGGTTAAATCCCTGACTAATGAAGAAACTCTGCTGAGTTTCCTTCCTCTCAGTCATGCGCTTGAGCGTACGGTGGGGTATTATATAACATTGATGAACGGCTGTGAACTTGCTTTTGCCGAAAGCATAGAGAAAGTTCCCGAAAATATGACCGAGATTCGCCCCACAGTAATGATCAGCGTTCCGAGACTTTTTGAGAAGATATATTCAAGAATATTTGACAATATCCACCAAATGTCTGTGATAAAAAGCAAGCTTGTTCATAGGGCACTTGATGTGGGAAAAGAATATGTCAGAAGAAAATACATCACAAAGGATCTGCCCGAATCACTAAAGGTTAAATACAGGTTTTATGACAAACTTGTTTTCAGAAAAATAAGGCAGCGGTTCGGCGGGAGGATGAAATTTTTTGTTTCAGGCGGAGCACCGCTTGACAAGACTATTAATGAGTTTTTCTGGGTGATAGGGATTCCTATACTGGAAGGATACGGACTAACAGAAACAAGTCCGGCTATAAGCATTAACACCCTTGATGACGTCAAATTCGGCTCCGTTGGTACTGCTTTCGAGTATACGGAGTTTAAAGTGGCACAAGACGGTGAGTTAATGGTGAAAAGCCCAGCCGTGATGAAGGGATATTTTCGTGATGATGAAAAGACAAAAGAGATGTTTACCGAAGAGGGCTGGTTAAAAACCGGCGATGTTGCTGAAATTGATGAGGACGGATTTATTTTTATAAAGGATAGAAAAAAAGAGATAATCGTTACCGCCGGGGGCAAAAATATTGCGCCGCAGCCCATAGAAAATGAAATGAAACTGGACAAATATATTTCCCAGGTTTATGTACACGGTGACAACAAACCTTATCTGACTGCTTTGATTGTGCCTAATTTTGAGAGGTTGTTCGAGTTTGCCCGTGAAAACAAACTGAAATTTTTTGATGTGGGAGATCTGGTTAAAAACGAGAAAGTGACCGAGCTTTTCAGAAGCAGGATAGAAGAGATTAATTCAAACCTTCCAAAATATGAGACTATTAAAAAGTTTAGTATTGTACCGAGAGATTTTTCGGTTGCAGGCGGAGAGCTTACACCTACTTTGAAACTTAAAAGGCGTATAATTTACGATAAATACAGGGAAATGATAGAAAGCATGTATCTGGAAAACGGCTACCAGCCTGATGGATATAATAATGAGAAAACGGAGGATAAACAATGA
- a CDS encoding 3-hydroxyacyl-CoA dehydrogenase/enoyl-CoA hydratase family protein: MRQINKAAVLGSGVMGSTIAAHLANAGIEVLVLDIVPKELTDEEKTKGLTLNDPEVRNRIANNNIAGLKKMKPAPFYLPENIKLIETGNFEDDIHKITEADWIIEVVVENMKIKHDVLKNKIIPNYKDGAILSTNTSGLSVNDMAEVLPEDIRKNFLVTHFFNPPRYMRLLELVPCKYTDKSVVDFMEKFISKRLGKGIVFAKDTPNFVGNRIGVYLIFSAIKHLQEMNLTVEEADAAAGQAIGLPKTAVFRLADLVGVDTIGHIGKNSYELLKDDEEREIYRLPDFLEGMIEKGLHGNKTKKGFYKKEKVEGKSVIYYYDYNSGEYKEPAKPKFNSVQTVKQLDDPKERVKRMVAFDDKGAEFAWRVLRDGLLYAFKRIPEIADDIVNVDNAMRWGFNWELGPFEIMDAIGVKKFVKKAKNDGVEVPDGLEQIESFYKLENGVKYYYDLTSGEYKEVPVKYDKIDFEILKSKNRIVESNAGASILDIGDGVFCLEFHSKMNAISGDIMNMTPKAIARAENEGVGLVIGNQGKAFSAGANLMLLAVAAAEGAFDDINMMVKQFQKATMSIKYSKVPVVAAPFNLALGGGCEYSLHSDARVAHAETYMGLVEAGVGLLPAGGGTKELAIKAIDKAAKFETDVSPFIFKYFKQIGMAQHSMGAWELFNMDYMGEGDAVCMDIDRLIYDAKTKVLDLARNYVPGKPRTGLKAPGRSVAASIKVQLWNMMQGGFITEYEKYIGEMIADVITGGDVNAGTLITEDYLLDLEREKFLKLCGQKKTLERIQHMLKKGKPLRN; the protein is encoded by the coding sequence ATGAGACAGATTAATAAAGCGGCCGTTCTGGGCTCCGGAGTGATGGGCTCTACAATAGCGGCTCATTTGGCAAATGCCGGTATTGAGGTGTTGGTACTGGATATTGTCCCGAAAGAGCTTACCGATGAGGAGAAAACCAAAGGGTTGACGCTTAACGATCCTGAAGTTCGCAATCGCATTGCTAACAATAATATAGCAGGTCTTAAAAAGATGAAACCGGCACCGTTTTATCTGCCGGAGAATATAAAATTAATAGAAACGGGTAACTTTGAGGATGATATACATAAAATAACCGAAGCTGACTGGATAATCGAGGTTGTTGTTGAGAACATGAAAATAAAGCACGATGTCCTGAAAAATAAAATTATCCCAAATTATAAAGATGGTGCAATTCTTTCCACAAATACCAGCGGTTTGTCGGTTAATGACATGGCGGAGGTTTTGCCGGAGGATATCAGGAAAAATTTTCTTGTCACGCATTTTTTTAACCCACCCAGATATATGCGCCTTCTGGAGCTGGTTCCGTGTAAATATACGGATAAGAGTGTTGTGGATTTTATGGAAAAGTTTATCAGCAAAAGACTGGGCAAGGGAATAGTCTTTGCAAAGGACACACCGAATTTTGTGGGCAACAGAATCGGTGTCTATCTTATTTTCAGCGCTATTAAACATTTGCAGGAAATGAACTTGACCGTGGAGGAAGCGGATGCTGCAGCCGGCCAGGCTATAGGGCTTCCAAAAACTGCTGTTTTCAGACTTGCCGATTTGGTGGGTGTCGACACCATCGGACATATCGGAAAGAATTCCTATGAGCTGTTAAAAGATGATGAGGAACGTGAAATTTACAGATTGCCCGATTTTCTCGAAGGAATGATTGAAAAGGGACTGCACGGTAATAAGACGAAAAAAGGTTTTTACAAGAAAGAGAAAGTGGAAGGTAAAAGTGTAATATACTATTACGATTATAATTCAGGAGAATATAAAGAGCCGGCAAAGCCGAAGTTTAATTCTGTTCAGACGGTAAAGCAGCTGGATGACCCGAAAGAAAGGGTGAAAAGGATGGTTGCTTTTGACGATAAAGGCGCTGAATTTGCTTGGCGCGTTTTAAGAGACGGCCTGCTGTATGCTTTTAAACGTATACCGGAAATTGCTGATGATATTGTCAATGTGGATAATGCAATGAGATGGGGTTTTAACTGGGAGCTTGGCCCTTTTGAGATAATGGACGCTATCGGTGTAAAGAAATTTGTGAAGAAAGCAAAAAATGACGGGGTGGAAGTTCCGGACGGGCTGGAACAAATAGAATCTTTTTATAAACTGGAGAACGGTGTTAAATATTACTATGATTTAACTTCCGGCGAATACAAAGAAGTTCCTGTAAAATATGATAAAATCGACTTTGAAATTCTGAAATCGAAAAATAGAATTGTGGAATCAAACGCCGGAGCATCAATTCTGGATATAGGAGACGGCGTGTTCTGCCTGGAATTTCATTCGAAAATGAATGCAATCAGCGGCGATATTATGAATATGACACCAAAAGCCATTGCCCGTGCCGAGAATGAAGGGGTGGGGCTGGTTATAGGTAATCAGGGTAAAGCTTTTTCTGCCGGAGCAAACCTTATGCTTCTGGCAGTTGCTGCAGCAGAGGGAGCATTTGACGATATCAATATGATGGTTAAGCAGTTTCAGAAAGCCACAATGTCTATAAAATATTCAAAGGTTCCTGTGGTGGCGGCACCTTTTAATCTCGCTCTTGGCGGCGGATGTGAATATTCGCTGCATTCGGATGCAAGGGTTGCCCATGCCGAGACTTATATGGGACTTGTGGAAGCCGGTGTGGGACTACTTCCTGCCGGAGGCGGTACTAAGGAGCTTGCTATTAAGGCAATTGATAAAGCGGCAAAATTTGAAACGGATGTTTCTCCGTTTATCTTTAAATATTTCAAACAGATAGGTATGGCTCAGCACTCAATGGGCGCATGGGAGCTGTTTAATATGGATTATATGGGTGAAGGTGATGCCGTTTGTATGGATATAGACAGACTTATTTATGATGCGAAAACTAAGGTGCTTGATTTGGCCAGAAATTATGTGCCCGGCAAACCGAGGACGGGTTTGAAGGCTCCGGGAAGAAGTGTCGCTGCCAGTATAAAAGTTCAGCTTTGGAATATGATGCAGGGCGGGTTTATTACTGAGTATGAAAAATACATCGGTGAAATGATAGCTGATGTCATCACAGGCGGCGATGTGAATGCCGGAACACTTATTACTGAGGATTATCTGCTGGATCTTGAAAGGGAAAAATTTCTCAAATTGTGTGGTCAAAAAAAGACACTGGAGCGAATCCAGCATATGCTGAAGAAAGGGAAACCGTTAAGAAATTAA
- a CDS encoding thiolase family protein has product MRRAYILGAYRTAGCKAKKGGFKDTRPDDLAAAVIKGLMEKTGVSKENVEDVIMGCAFPEAEQGLNVARIALLKAGLGYEVPGQTVNRYCSSGLQTISIAAERIMSGFADCIIAGGVESMTMIPFGGTKFSANPGLVSEWPEVYSAMGITAEFVADKYGISREKQDEFACRSHEKAAKAAKEGRFADEIIPVDVEKTELVNGKAKKEKFTVNADDGIRADTTVEGLAKLKPVFKADGTVTAGNASQVTDGAAAAVVVSEDFLKKLGKDPIASFLGFSVKGVPPEIMGIGPVKAIPDVLEKTGLKQNDIRLIELNEAFAAQSLAVINELGLDESILNVNGGAIALGHPLGCTGAKLTATLLHEMIRRKEKYGMVTMCIGEGMGAAGIFENMKI; this is encoded by the coding sequence ATGAGAAGGGCATATATTTTAGGAGCTTATAGAACAGCCGGGTGCAAGGCTAAGAAAGGTGGTTTTAAGGATACCCGGCCGGATGATCTGGCGGCTGCTGTTATTAAAGGACTTATGGAAAAAACAGGTGTTTCAAAGGAGAATGTGGAAGATGTAATAATGGGTTGTGCATTTCCCGAGGCCGAACAGGGGCTCAATGTTGCAAGAATTGCACTTTTGAAGGCTGGTCTGGGATATGAAGTCCCTGGTCAGACGGTGAACAGATACTGCTCATCAGGTCTGCAGACCATCTCCATAGCTGCAGAAAGGATTATGTCCGGATTTGCAGACTGTATTATAGCCGGTGGAGTTGAGTCGATGACAATGATTCCTTTCGGCGGCACAAAGTTTTCCGCCAATCCGGGACTGGTGAGTGAATGGCCTGAAGTATATTCGGCTATGGGGATAACGGCTGAGTTTGTTGCCGATAAGTATGGAATAAGCAGGGAAAAACAGGATGAATTTGCCTGCAGGAGCCATGAAAAGGCTGCCAAAGCTGCAAAAGAGGGCAGATTTGCCGATGAGATTATTCCCGTGGATGTGGAAAAAACAGAGCTTGTGAACGGCAAAGCTAAAAAAGAGAAATTCACTGTTAACGCGGATGACGGCATAAGAGCCGATACCACTGTAGAGGGGCTTGCCAAGCTTAAGCCGGTCTTCAAAGCAGACGGTACAGTGACGGCGGGGAATGCCTCACAGGTAACTGACGGAGCCGCAGCAGCTGTTGTGGTTTCAGAAGATTTTCTGAAAAAACTCGGCAAAGATCCGATAGCTTCATTTCTGGGATTTTCAGTCAAGGGTGTACCACCTGAAATTATGGGTATCGGACCTGTTAAGGCGATTCCCGATGTATTGGAAAAAACCGGTCTGAAACAAAACGATATAAGATTGATTGAGCTGAATGAGGCTTTTGCAGCACAGTCACTCGCTGTAATTAACGAGCTGGGGCTGGATGAGTCCATACTGAATGTGAACGGAGGAGCAATAGCTCTGGGACATCCTTTGGGATGTACGGGAGCAAAGCTGACAGCCACTCTTCTGCATGAAATGATAAGGCGTAAAGAGAAATACGGCATGGTTACTATGTGTATAGGTGAAGGAATGGGTGCTGCCGGTATTTTTGAGAATATGAAAATTTAG
- a CDS encoding acyl-CoA dehydrogenase family protein, with protein MSEKLLKGGEYLIKKTDADDVFTPEDFNDEQKQIAETTDQFVMNEIVPHIEEIDHQNFDIVIEGMKKCGELGLLMIDAPEEYGGLELDKATSMLVAEKLAPGGSFLVAYAAHTGIGMLPLIYYGTKEQKEKYLEKLMTGEMLAAYCLTEPGSGSDALGAKASAVLSDDGKYYLLNGTKQWITNAGFADLFTVFAKVDKEHFTAFLVERDFEGISFGAEEKKMGIKGSSTRQVNFDNAKVPVENVLGEIGKGHKIAFNVLNVGRFKLAAATTGACKDALGEAVRYANERKQFGTEISNFGAIKEKLARMTAETFASESLVYRLAGLLDGKIDRIDKGIENYYEEYQKAIEEYAVECGISKVFCSEVLAYVVDETVQIFGGYGYSQEYPAERFYRDERINRIFEGTNEINRLLTPGILLKKTMKGELPLQKEAMKAMESLMTPSFDEPEEGLFAKELKILEDLKTVFLVTAGAAVQKHMEKMKDEQEILMALADVAIGIFAIESTVLRALKIYDKSNEKKKKLLEAAVNVFLFHEVEDITRAAKKAAYFVEEGDNLTMLLSGIRRFTKYDAAGLLENQRLLADAVIDAEKYIF; from the coding sequence ATGAGTGAAAAATTGCTGAAGGGCGGAGAATATTTGATTAAAAAAACAGATGCGGATGATGTCTTTACTCCGGAAGATTTTAACGATGAACAGAAGCAGATTGCCGAAACCACCGATCAGTTTGTAATGAACGAAATCGTTCCGCATATTGAGGAAATAGACCATCAAAACTTTGATATCGTAATTGAGGGGATGAAAAAATGTGGCGAACTGGGACTTCTTATGATAGATGCCCCGGAAGAGTACGGCGGGCTTGAGCTTGATAAAGCAACAAGTATGCTGGTGGCTGAGAAATTGGCGCCGGGAGGCTCTTTTCTTGTGGCGTATGCAGCCCATACGGGTATTGGTATGCTGCCGCTAATATATTACGGGACAAAGGAGCAGAAAGAGAAATATCTGGAAAAACTGATGACAGGTGAAATGCTTGCGGCTTACTGTCTTACTGAGCCAGGCTCGGGAAGTGATGCTTTGGGTGCCAAAGCAAGTGCTGTATTATCTGATGACGGCAAGTATTATCTGCTAAACGGAACCAAACAGTGGATTACAAATGCCGGTTTTGCCGATCTTTTCACCGTATTTGCAAAGGTGGACAAGGAGCATTTTACAGCTTTTCTCGTGGAAAGGGATTTTGAAGGTATCTCCTTTGGTGCCGAAGAAAAAAAGATGGGGATAAAAGGCTCATCCACCCGACAGGTTAATTTTGATAACGCTAAAGTGCCGGTGGAGAATGTTTTGGGAGAAATCGGCAAAGGGCATAAAATCGCATTTAATGTGCTCAATGTGGGACGTTTTAAGCTGGCTGCGGCTACAACAGGTGCCTGCAAGGATGCTTTAGGCGAAGCCGTGAGATATGCCAATGAAAGGAAACAGTTCGGTACGGAAATCAGCAATTTCGGGGCTATAAAAGAAAAACTTGCCAGAATGACTGCCGAAACGTTTGCTTCCGAATCACTGGTTTACAGGCTGGCCGGTTTGCTTGATGGCAAGATTGACCGTATTGATAAGGGAATAGAAAATTACTACGAGGAATATCAGAAAGCAATTGAAGAATATGCCGTTGAATGCGGGATTTCAAAAGTTTTCTGCAGTGAAGTTCTGGCTTATGTTGTGGATGAAACCGTTCAGATTTTCGGCGGTTACGGTTATTCTCAGGAATATCCGGCAGAAAGGTTTTATCGGGATGAAAGGATAAACAGGATTTTTGAAGGGACAAACGAAATCAACAGACTGCTTACACCAGGTATTCTTCTTAAAAAAACTATGAAAGGTGAACTTCCTTTACAAAAAGAAGCAATGAAAGCCATGGAATCGCTTATGACGCCATCTTTTGATGAGCCGGAAGAAGGTTTGTTTGCAAAAGAGCTCAAAATTTTGGAAGATCTGAAAACGGTTTTTCTGGTAACTGCAGGAGCAGCTGTGCAGAAACATATGGAAAAGATGAAGGATGAGCAGGAAATTCTCATGGCGCTGGCTGATGTGGCAATAGGAATATTTGCCATTGAAAGTACGGTGCTAAGAGCGCTTAAAATTTATGATAAATCCAATGAAAAGAAGAAAAAACTTCTTGAAGCGGCAGTGAATGTTTTTCTTTTTCACGAAGTTGAGGACATTACACGGGCGGCTAAGAAAGCTGCATATTTTGTTGAAGAGGGAGACAATCTTACAATGTTGTTAAGCGGAATCAGAAGGTTTACCAAATACGATGCTGCCGGGCTGCTGGAAAACCAGAGGCTTTTGGCGGATGCAGTTATAGATGCGGAGAAATATATTTTTTAA
- a CDS encoding acyl-CoA thioesterase has product MKYRFKEEIKVRFADLDAYGHVNNATFFTYLETARTNTFLSTFNNLMEKGILLIVVKTECSYLKPITLIDRVFVEFGITSKGKTSFVIDYEINNGKSVTFATASTTMVCLDKNSGKTVKVPGELEEYLFD; this is encoded by the coding sequence ATGAAATACAGATTCAAGGAAGAAATAAAGGTTCGGTTTGCCGATTTGGATGCCTACGGTCATGTAAATAATGCCACTTTTTTCACTTATCTTGAAACGGCCAGAACAAATACCTTTTTAAGCACTTTTAATAACCTGATGGAAAAGGGAATTCTACTGATCGTAGTAAAAACCGAATGCAGCTATCTGAAGCCTATAACTTTGATAGATCGTGTCTTCGTGGAATTCGGTATTACTTCCAAAGGAAAAACAAGTTTTGTAATAGACTATGAAATCAATAACGGTAAATCTGTAACGTTTGCCACTGCATCAACAACAATGGTTTGTCTTGACAAAAATTCAGGTAAAACCGTTAAAGTACCCGGTGAGCTGGAGGAATATCTATTCGACTAA